The Halomicronema hongdechloris C2206 genome includes a window with the following:
- a CDS encoding Nif11-like leader peptide family natural product precursor translates to MSKEKALDFLSKAAEDQQLKQRLQDADHPNELVNLAQQHGYEFSSDHLKQAIPAIQEKRGFFGDLVDAVLELFGPNHDDYPPTGVQPFSGDPNK, encoded by the coding sequence ATGTCCAAAGAGAAGGCCCTTGATTTTCTGTCGAAAGCCGCTGAAGATCAGCAACTAAAACAACGGCTACAGGATGCCGATCATCCTAACGAGCTGGTGAACTTGGCCCAGCAGCATGGCTATGAGTTCTCATCCGATCATCTGAAGCAGGCGATTCCAGCCATCCAAGAGAAGCGAGGTTTCTTTGGCGACCTGGTGGATGCTGTTCTAGAACTGTTTGGGCCCAACCATGACGACTATCCCCCGACTGGGGTGCAGCCCTTCAGCGGCGATCCCAATAAATAA
- a CDS encoding REP-associated tyrosine transposase — translation MDYRRYYHPGGTYFFTVVTQNRQPLLIRNIDRLRAAFRHGMQRHPFVIDGIVVLPDHLHTLWRLPEDDDNFSIRWMVIKRKFSAGLKDGCVNDSKRRKREKGIWQRRFWEHWIRDQQDWERHLDYIHYNPVKHGYCEQPADWPYSSFHRAVTQGFYQADWGTHMEAIAAFDDMELE, via the coding sequence ATGGACTACCGACGCTATTACCACCCTGGAGGAACGTACTTCTTCACAGTCGTCACGCAAAACCGTCAACCGTTGCTGATTCGCAATATCGATCGTCTCAGAGCAGCTTTCAGACACGGAATGCAGCGACATCCCTTTGTTATTGACGGCATTGTAGTACTGCCCGACCATTTACATACTCTCTGGCGATTGCCCGAGGATGACGATAATTTTTCGATACGCTGGATGGTTATCAAACGTAAGTTTTCCGCCGGATTAAAAGACGGCTGCGTGAATGACTCTAAACGACGCAAGCGGGAAAAGGGCATTTGGCAGCGGCGCTTTTGGGAGCATTGGATTCGAGATCAGCAAGATTGGGAGCGGCATCTGGATTACATCCACTACAATCCGGTGAAACACGGCTATTGTGAGCAACCTGCGGATTGGCCTTATAGTTCGTTTCATCGAGCGGTTACGCAAGGGTTTTACCAAGCCGACTGGGGAACCCATATGGAGGCTATTGCGGCTTTTGATGATATGGAATTGGAATAG
- a CDS encoding DUF433 domain-containing protein, with the protein MTTASTNIGTLVTRTPGLHGGSPHISGKGITVRRVVTWYKRGLNAEEICDRIGNLTLAEVYAALTYYHANKTEIETDLAMQAAEAKRLESLHGGNQPASHE; encoded by the coding sequence ATGACGACTGCATCAACCAACATCGGCACACTGGTCACACGCACACCCGGCCTCCATGGCGGGAGTCCCCATATTTCAGGTAAAGGTATTACCGTGCGTCGCGTTGTTACTTGGTACAAGCGGGGTTTAAATGCAGAGGAAATCTGCGATCGCATCGGCAATCTGACCCTCGCAGAAGTGTATGCGGCTCTTACTTACTACCACGCCAACAAAACCGAGATAGAAACTGATTTGGCGATGCAAGCTGCCGAAGCCAAGCGTTTAGAGTCGCTTCATGGTGGAAATCAGCCAGCTAGCCATGAGTGA
- the urtD gene encoding urea ABC transporter ATP-binding protein UrtD: protein MSTLLDIQALTVSFDGFKALNDLNFRMEEGELRVIIGPNGAGKTTFLDVITGKVNPTTGTAYFKGKDLKKYKEHEIARLGIGRKFQTPRIYLNLTPRENLELSGNRAKSVFSTLLGQAATAEKRQVSSLLETIGLDYKADVPAALLSHGEKQWLEIGMLVAQSPDLLLVDEPVAGLTDEETEKTGELLVALAESHSVIVIEHDMEFVRQIARQVTVLHQGSVLCEGTMDQVQSDPRVIEVYLGQEVEA, encoded by the coding sequence ATGAGTACCCTGCTGGATATTCAGGCCTTGACGGTCAGCTTCGATGGCTTCAAAGCCCTTAATGATCTCAACTTTCGTATGGAAGAGGGAGAATTGCGGGTGATTATTGGCCCCAACGGTGCCGGCAAGACTACCTTCCTCGATGTGATCACGGGCAAGGTCAACCCCACCACGGGCACGGCCTATTTCAAGGGCAAGGATCTAAAAAAATATAAAGAACACGAGATTGCCCGACTCGGCATTGGCCGCAAGTTTCAAACCCCTCGAATCTACCTGAATCTGACGCCGCGGGAAAATCTAGAACTCTCTGGCAACCGGGCTAAGAGTGTCTTTAGTACCCTACTTGGCCAGGCTGCCACGGCGGAAAAGCGCCAAGTGAGTAGCCTGTTGGAGACCATTGGCCTCGACTATAAGGCCGATGTCCCGGCAGCCTTGCTCTCCCATGGCGAGAAGCAATGGCTGGAGATCGGCATGTTGGTAGCCCAGTCCCCAGATTTGTTGTTGGTGGATGAGCCGGTGGCGGGGCTGACGGACGAAGAAACCGAGAAAACCGGTGAATTGCTGGTGGCCCTAGCTGAGAGTCATTCGGTGATCGTGATTGAGCACGACATGGAGTTTGTGCGCCAGATTGCTCGCCAGGTGACCGTGTTGCACCAGGGCTCGGTGTTGTGTGAGGGCACCATGGATCAGGTGCAGAGTGACCCCCGCGTGATTGAGGTGTATTTAGGTCAGGAGGTGGAGGCATGA
- a CDS encoding type II toxin-antitoxin system Phd/YefM family antitoxin, producing the protein MDAITTKQAEQDLDGLIERVIADVQPTILCNDKGDRVVVMPLDEFNAW; encoded by the coding sequence ATGGACGCAATCACGACTAAGCAGGCAGAACAAGACCTCGACGGACTCATTGAACGAGTTATTGCTGACGTACAGCCCACCATTCTCTGTAACGACAAGGGCGATCGCGTCGTTGTCATGCCGCTTGATGAATTCAACGCCTGGTAA
- a CDS encoding IS4 family transposase — translation MMPNRAAVLKEQYQNSIGLPFSDVLPEAEIQAVLEAQGVTYRQVLYTPIVVLWSWLSQVLDSDSSLSHAVKRVTTWMRVAGLSVPSADTGAYSKARKRWPESIFPPLVKRVATALQAQVSPAQRWCGRVVRAFDATTILMSDTEVNQRAYPQHSNQKSGCGFPLLKLQVWFCVTTGAVLEVAMAPFRVSEWRLARHLYQTLCPEDVVVADSAYGTYVDLAGVTAMGADAVFRKHHQRRCDFRRGKKLGIGDHIVRWQRPKKCPHALSPEEFEALPEALEVREVYLSIQVPGFRPSNFVVVTTLIDPKRYPRAKLAQLYQLRWQAAEVNLRHLKTTLAMEMIAAKTPTMVTKSIWVHLLAYNLLRTLMWEAGADAEVGALRLSLQGTRQQFNHFRPELLHLSPSARPQGYQALLNAVRELIIPFRPHRSEPRVVKRRPKPFPRMQEPRSVAKAKLVA, via the coding sequence ATGATGCCGAATCGTGCAGCAGTCCTCAAGGAGCAATACCAGAACAGCATCGGTCTACCGTTTAGCGATGTGCTGCCGGAAGCAGAGATTCAGGCGGTGCTGGAGGCCCAGGGAGTCACTTATCGCCAAGTGCTTTACACCCCGATAGTGGTGCTGTGGAGTTGGCTGTCGCAAGTTCTCGATTCGGACAGCAGTTTGAGCCATGCTGTCAAGCGCGTGACGACCTGGATGCGGGTGGCTGGATTGAGCGTGCCGTCGGCGGATACGGGCGCCTACAGCAAAGCCCGCAAACGCTGGCCCGAATCGATTTTTCCACCGCTTGTAAAGCGCGTCGCCACGGCTTTACAGGCGCAGGTATCCCCAGCTCAGCGGTGGTGCGGTCGGGTCGTGAGGGCGTTTGATGCGACGACGATTTTGATGAGCGATACCGAAGTGAATCAACGGGCGTATCCCCAGCACAGTAATCAAAAGAGCGGCTGTGGCTTTCCCCTCCTGAAGCTGCAAGTGTGGTTTTGTGTGACCACAGGAGCGGTATTGGAAGTCGCAATGGCTCCCTTTCGGGTCAGTGAATGGCGCTTAGCCCGTCACCTCTATCAGACGTTGTGCCCAGAGGATGTGGTGGTGGCCGATTCGGCTTACGGCACCTATGTCGATTTGGCTGGAGTCACCGCGATGGGAGCCGATGCCGTCTTTCGCAAGCATCATCAACGCCGTTGTGATTTCAGGCGCGGCAAAAAGCTAGGCATTGGCGACCACATCGTCCGGTGGCAGCGCCCGAAAAAATGTCCTCATGCCCTTTCACCGGAGGAGTTTGAGGCGTTGCCCGAGGCGCTTGAGGTGCGCGAAGTCTATCTCTCGATTCAAGTCCCTGGGTTTCGCCCGAGCAACTTTGTGGTAGTGACCACCTTGATAGACCCCAAACGCTATCCTAGAGCCAAATTGGCCCAACTCTATCAGTTGCGTTGGCAAGCCGCTGAAGTCAATCTCAGACATCTCAAAACCACCTTAGCCATGGAGATGATTGCCGCCAAAACCCCTACCATGGTGACTAAAAGTATTTGGGTGCATTTGTTGGCCTACAATCTGCTGCGAACGCTGATGTGGGAAGCCGGCGCCGATGCCGAGGTCGGGGCTTTGCGGCTCTCCCTACAGGGCACGCGGCAACAATTCAATCATTTCCGACCCGAGTTGCTGCATCTCTCGCCATCTGCGCGACCGCAAGGCTACCAAGCCTTGTTAAACGCTGTGCGGGAGTTGATTATCCCTTTTCGACCGCACCGCTCAGAACCCCGAGTGGTCAAACGTCGCCCCAAACCGTTCCCCAGAATGCAAGAACCGCGCTCGGTTGCGAAAGCTAAACTAGTTGCTTGA
- the urtE gene encoding urea ABC transporter ATP-binding subunit UrtE: MIHSAPATMPQDPLTAPMLHISGLNFYYGESHILRDVDLTVPKGQMVCLIGRNGVGKTTLLQNIMGLLRPRRGDIYFQGQSIVSLSPDRRARLGIGYVPQGREIIPRLTVKENLLIGQEALGTRGQRSQEVAEEIYALFPVLKTMLNRMGGDLSGGQQQQLAIARAMMGQPQLLLLDEPTEGIQPSIILDIEAAVRRIIETTGISVLLVEQHLHFVRQADYYYAMQKGGIVASGPTEDLSNEVIQTFLAV; encoded by the coding sequence ATGATCCATAGCGCCCCGGCGACGATGCCCCAGGATCCGTTGACGGCTCCTATGCTGCACATCTCAGGGTTGAATTTCTACTATGGCGAAAGCCATATCCTCCGGGATGTGGACCTCACCGTGCCCAAGGGGCAAATGGTGTGCCTGATTGGCCGCAATGGGGTCGGTAAGACGACGCTGCTGCAGAACATCATGGGGCTGTTGCGCCCCCGCCGCGGGGATATTTATTTTCAAGGACAGTCCATCGTGTCGCTCTCTCCGGATCGGCGGGCGCGTCTGGGCATTGGCTACGTCCCCCAGGGGCGGGAAATTATTCCCCGGCTGACGGTGAAGGAAAATCTGCTCATCGGCCAGGAGGCACTGGGAACACGAGGTCAGCGGTCCCAAGAAGTGGCTGAGGAAATCTACGCACTATTCCCGGTGTTGAAAACCATGCTGAACCGCATGGGAGGCGACCTCAGCGGCGGCCAGCAGCAGCAACTTGCGATCGCACGGGCCATGATGGGCCAACCCCAATTACTGTTGTTAGATGAACCCACCGAGGGGATCCAGCCGTCGATCATTTTGGATATTGAGGCCGCCGTGCGCCGCATCATTGAAACCACTGGCATTTCCGTCTTGCTGGTGGAACAGCATCTCCACTTCGTGCGCCAGGCCGATTACTACTACGCCATGCAGAAGGGCGGCATTGTCGCGTCAGGGCCCACCGAAGACCTCAGCAACGAGGTGATTCAAACTTTCCTGGCGGTATAG